The following proteins come from a genomic window of Gimesia chilikensis:
- the groES gene encoding co-chaperone GroES gives MAKKAAKASKGARIVPLGDKVVLKREVAESTTAGGIVLPDSAQNKPQRGEVVAVGDGHVKSDGTKLPLTVKEGDRVIFSPYGGDEIKIGGEEYLLLRESDILATY, from the coding sequence ATGGCGAAGAAGGCTGCCAAAGCAAGCAAAGGCGCCCGTATTGTCCCTCTTGGTGACAAAGTCGTTCTGAAAAGAGAAGTTGCAGAATCAACCACCGCAGGGGGGATTGTTTTACCAGACAGTGCCCAGAATAAACCACAGCGTGGTGAAGTGGTCGCCGTGGGAGATGGACACGTCAAGTCTGACGGAACCAAGCTGCCATTGACGGTAAAAGAGGGCGACCGTGTCATTTTCAGCCCTTATGGCGGAGATGAAATCAAAATCGGCGGAGAAGAATACCTGCTGCTCCGCGAAAGTGACATTCTGGCAACTTACTAG
- a CDS encoding argininosuccinate synthase yields the protein MAREKVVLAYSGGLDTSVAVKWINEKYDMDVITYTCDLGQGRDVDGVKEKAIKTGAVEAVVEDVRNMFVDFFVWPSLMAGTMYEGKYPLATALGRPLIAHRMVEVAKEHGATAVAHGCTGKGNDQVRFDVSFQTLAPQLKIIAPVREWKWTRTEELQYAKEHGIEVEATKESIFSIDQNLWGRSVEAGVLEDPWVAPPKEAYKWTASPNDAPDQPVELEIEFEQGRPIAIDGKEMDGADLIAHLNKIGGENGVGRIDHVENRLVGIKSREIYEAPAAVILHNAHRELEYLTLSRQSLRFKTFVSQTCSDIIYDGLWYSSFHQDLMGFVEKNQRFVSGTVRVSLYKGNHTVTGLKSEHSLYSPELATYEEGDQFPHETALGFIRIHGLAQQTQARQQLLKGEPSSKPTRIMPPSQSDKS from the coding sequence GTGGCAAGAGAAAAAGTAGTTCTGGCATACAGTGGTGGTCTGGATACTTCCGTCGCCGTTAAGTGGATCAATGAAAAATACGACATGGACGTGATCACTTATACCTGTGATCTCGGCCAGGGTCGCGATGTGGACGGAGTCAAGGAAAAGGCGATCAAAACCGGTGCCGTGGAAGCCGTAGTCGAAGACGTAAGAAACATGTTTGTCGACTTCTTCGTCTGGCCTTCATTGATGGCTGGCACCATGTACGAAGGTAAGTACCCCCTGGCGACCGCTCTGGGCCGTCCGCTGATCGCCCACCGGATGGTGGAAGTCGCGAAAGAGCACGGGGCGACTGCTGTCGCGCATGGCTGTACCGGTAAAGGTAATGACCAGGTCCGCTTCGATGTCTCCTTCCAGACCCTGGCACCACAGCTGAAAATCATTGCCCCCGTTCGCGAGTGGAAATGGACACGCACCGAAGAGCTGCAGTACGCCAAAGAACATGGAATCGAAGTTGAAGCCACCAAGGAAAGCATTTTCAGTATCGACCAGAACCTCTGGGGACGCTCCGTGGAAGCGGGCGTGCTGGAAGATCCCTGGGTAGCTCCGCCGAAAGAAGCTTACAAGTGGACCGCGTCTCCCAATGATGCTCCCGATCAACCAGTAGAACTGGAGATCGAATTCGAGCAGGGACGTCCAATCGCCATCGATGGTAAGGAAATGGACGGTGCTGACCTGATCGCACACCTGAATAAAATTGGTGGCGAAAATGGTGTCGGTCGGATCGACCACGTTGAGAATCGTCTCGTTGGTATCAAGAGTCGTGAAATTTACGAAGCACCCGCTGCCGTGATTTTGCACAACGCACACCGTGAACTGGAATACCTGACACTCAGTCGGCAGTCACTGCGATTCAAAACGTTCGTCAGCCAGACTTGCAGCGATATTATTTACGATGGTCTCTGGTACAGCTCTTTCCATCAGGACCTGATGGGATTTGTTGAAAAGAACCAGCGGTTTGTTTCCGGAACAGTCCGCGTCTCGCTGTATAAAGGAAATCACACCGTAACCGGTCTGAAGAGCGAACACAGCCTTTACAGTCCCGAACTGGCAACCTACGAAGAAGGCGACCAGTTCCCGCACGAGACTGCCCTGGGCTTCATTCGTATTCACGGACTGGCACAACAGACACAAGCCCGCCAGCAGTTGTTGAAGGGGGAACCGAGCTCGAAACCGACCCGGATTATGCCCCCCAGTCAATCCGATAAATCCTGA
- a CDS encoding metallophosphoesterase family protein, translated as MDQTTQQGRTIAIGDIHGCDVALGTILYHLELKREDTVVCLGDAVDRGPGTKHVIEMLLDLKSTCKLVMLKGNHEEMMLDGLHGGRWESTWLQHGGKEALDSYGGRYDLIPEEHRIFMATALDYYETDTDIFVHATAVPGVPLEDLTPQELRWDRLKGTEEPDPSGRRIICGHTAQKSGKPLVFDGWVCLDTAAYRGNYLTAIDVKTNEMFQAKQSGKYREGKTLEQYVVK; from the coding sequence ATGGATCAAACGACTCAGCAAGGACGTACGATTGCGATCGGTGACATTCACGGTTGTGATGTTGCGCTGGGAACGATTCTGTACCATCTGGAGCTCAAGCGCGAAGATACCGTCGTCTGTCTGGGGGATGCTGTTGACCGTGGTCCCGGTACGAAGCATGTCATCGAAATGCTGCTGGATCTGAAGTCCACCTGTAAGCTCGTGATGCTCAAGGGGAATCACGAAGAGATGATGCTGGACGGACTGCACGGAGGACGCTGGGAGTCCACCTGGTTGCAGCATGGTGGAAAGGAAGCTTTGGATTCCTACGGGGGACGCTATGACCTCATCCCGGAAGAGCACCGGATTTTCATGGCTACCGCCCTCGATTACTACGAAACGGACACCGATATTTTCGTGCATGCCACAGCTGTGCCGGGAGTGCCGCTGGAAGATCTGACTCCACAGGAACTCCGCTGGGATCGACTCAAAGGGACCGAAGAGCCCGACCCCTCCGGACGACGGATTATCTGTGGGCATACCGCGCAAAAATCAGGTAAGCCGCTGGTCTTTGATGGCTGGGTCTGTCTCGATACAGCCGCCTATCGCGGCAACTATCTCACCGCGATTGACGTGAAGACAAACGAAATGTTTCAGGCTAAGCAGTCCGGAAAATACCGTGAAGGCAAAACCCTGGAACAGTATGTGGTGAAGTAA
- a CDS encoding dihydrodipicolinate synthase family protein has product MPEAAPAATYDPVKMIKPRRKLTGISAVLLPYLESGEIDRESLSAHVARTADLGIIPAVNMDTGYVNLIDEPTFIEVLKIARETLNGGSFVAGAFVGDQTGAAFDADGYQHKIDLIQEYGGTPVIFQSFGLVEQTPEQIIESYRTIAANTDRFIGFELTRDLAPFGSVYDLDTYAALMEIPQCIGAKHSSFHREPEWERLQLRDQKRPDFKVFTGNDFGIDMVQYGSDYLLGLSTFAPDLFAKRDAFWEAGDPAFYELNDLLQYLGYFTFRSPSPAYKHSAAQFLHLRGWVKTNQTHPNSPTRPDSDIEILRELGQRLNVID; this is encoded by the coding sequence ATGCCAGAAGCAGCCCCCGCGGCCACATATGATCCCGTTAAAATGATCAAACCCCGTCGAAAACTGACCGGGATTTCCGCTGTCCTGCTCCCCTATCTGGAGTCGGGTGAAATTGACCGTGAGTCGCTGAGCGCTCATGTCGCCCGTACGGCTGATCTGGGAATCATCCCCGCCGTGAATATGGACACCGGTTATGTGAATCTCATCGATGAACCCACCTTCATCGAAGTTCTGAAAATCGCCCGTGAGACTCTCAACGGGGGCTCCTTTGTCGCGGGTGCGTTTGTCGGCGATCAGACCGGGGCGGCCTTCGATGCTGATGGCTACCAGCACAAGATTGACCTGATCCAGGAGTATGGGGGGACGCCGGTCATTTTCCAGTCCTTTGGTCTGGTAGAACAGACTCCGGAACAGATTATCGAATCTTACCGAACAATTGCCGCCAACACAGACCGCTTCATCGGGTTTGAACTAACCCGTGACCTGGCTCCCTTCGGTTCGGTCTACGATCTCGATACGTATGCCGCCCTGATGGAGATCCCGCAGTGTATCGGTGCCAAACACTCATCCTTCCATCGCGAACCGGAGTGGGAGCGGCTGCAGCTCCGCGATCAGAAACGTCCCGATTTCAAAGTATTCACGGGAAATGATTTTGGGATCGATATGGTCCAGTACGGCAGCGATTACCTGCTCGGCCTAAGCACTTTCGCCCCCGACCTGTTCGCCAAACGGGATGCATTCTGGGAAGCAGGCGATCCGGCGTTTTATGAATTGAACGACCTGCTGCAGTATCTGGGTTATTTCACCTTCCGCAGCCCTTCGCCGGCTTACAAGCATTCGGCGGCCCAGTTTCTGCACCTGCGCGGGTGGGTGAAAACGAATCAGACACATCCAAACAGCCCGACGCGCCCCGACAGCGATATTGAGATTCTGCGCGAACTGGGACAGCGACTCAATGTCATCGACTAA
- a CDS encoding ferredoxin family protein, with protein MAHVVTEACFNCKYTDCVVVCPVECFYEGESMVYINPDECIDCEACVPECPVEAIFHEDNLPDKWQDYIQINAEKSQELPVITEKKEPLADS; from the coding sequence ATGGCACACGTGGTTACAGAGGCTTGCTTCAACTGCAAATATACAGACTGTGTTGTGGTTTGCCCCGTAGAATGTTTCTACGAAGGGGAATCCATGGTCTACATCAATCCTGATGAGTGCATCGACTGTGAAGCTTGCGTGCCAGAATGTCCGGTAGAAGCGATTTTTCACGAGGACAATCTTCCTGATAAGTGGCAGGATTACATCCAGATCAATGCCGAAAAATCTCAGGAACTGCCCGTCATTACCGAAAAGAAAGAGCCCCTGGCTGATTCGTGA
- a CDS encoding DegT/DnrJ/EryC1/StrS family aminotransferase, with amino-acid sequence MTNNTPTPVPFINLVDQYQRIKTEVQDAVLNVFENQSFVLGDEVAEFECDIAEYCDSRNAIGVASGTDALLLALMALEIGPGDEVITSPFTFFATGSSIARVGATPVFADIDPVSFNLCPESIEEKITERTKAIMPVHIFGQCADMEPIWRNAVRNGIPVIEDAAQAIGAEYRGRRAGVLGTVGCFSFFPTKNLGGAGDGGLVTTDDPDLATRIRRLRVHGDLGGYQHAEVGINSRLDALQAAVLRVKLKHLDQWTSERQENARRYNSLLRHYQLLDCIEPPAVLPDRRHVYNQYSLRVKGGQRDKVLNDLREKQIGCAIYYPRPLHLQQCFQYLGYQEGDLPVTELITSECLALPIFSELTATQQETVIRGIAESLGRLSSPHFPTLYSETSQVRKVA; translated from the coding sequence ATGACAAACAACACCCCCACACCTGTCCCCTTTATCAATCTCGTCGACCAGTATCAGAGAATCAAGACTGAGGTTCAGGATGCCGTCCTGAATGTGTTTGAAAATCAGTCTTTCGTTCTCGGCGATGAAGTCGCTGAATTTGAGTGTGATATTGCCGAATATTGCGACTCCCGGAATGCCATCGGAGTTGCTTCAGGTACCGATGCCCTCTTGCTGGCTCTGATGGCCCTGGAAATCGGCCCTGGCGATGAAGTCATTACCAGCCCGTTTACCTTCTTTGCAACAGGCAGCTCGATTGCCCGCGTGGGTGCGACTCCGGTATTTGCCGATATCGACCCCGTGAGCTTCAATCTCTGCCCTGAGTCCATCGAAGAAAAGATTACCGAACGCACCAAAGCCATTATGCCTGTCCATATTTTTGGACAATGTGCCGACATGGAACCGATCTGGCGTAATGCCGTCCGGAATGGGATTCCCGTCATCGAAGACGCAGCCCAGGCAATTGGAGCCGAATACCGGGGCCGGCGTGCTGGCGTCCTGGGAACCGTAGGCTGTTTCAGCTTCTTCCCAACCAAGAATCTCGGGGGCGCCGGAGATGGTGGACTGGTTACCACTGATGACCCGGATCTCGCTACTCGAATTCGTCGCCTGCGGGTTCACGGAGACCTGGGCGGTTATCAGCATGCTGAAGTTGGCATCAACAGTCGTCTGGATGCCCTGCAGGCAGCCGTTCTACGGGTCAAACTGAAACACCTGGATCAGTGGACCAGCGAACGACAGGAAAATGCTCGTCGGTACAATTCCCTGCTGCGTCACTACCAGCTGCTTGATTGCATCGAACCTCCTGCCGTGCTGCCGGACCGTCGTCACGTTTACAATCAGTACAGTCTCCGTGTCAAAGGCGGACAGCGGGACAAGGTGCTGAACGACTTACGTGAAAAGCAGATTGGCTGTGCGATTTACTATCCACGTCCTCTGCATCTGCAACAGTGCTTCCAGTATCTGGGATACCAGGAAGGGGACCTGCCCGTCACTGAACTGATCACCAGCGAATGCCTGGCTCTGCCTATTTTCTCTGAATTAACAGCGACTCAGCAGGAAACTGTGATTCGCGGAATTGCGGAAAGCCTGGGTCGGCTGTCTTCTCCTCACTTCCCGACCCTCTATTCAGAGACATCACAGGTCAGAAAGGTTGCTTAA
- a CDS encoding aldehyde dehydrogenase family protein: protein MKMFCAGQWQDTKQSINVTNPFDQSVIDTVPQGSGEDIQNAVGVLERGAQIMKSMTAYDRSVILQKAAELMLERQDDLARTISLEVGKILGEGQVEASRSADVIRLSGEEARRMTGEMIPLEGNAGGKNKLGFTLRVPCGIVAAITPFNFPLNLVCHKVGPAIAAGNAILIKPASDTPLSALKLTEILLEAGLPPEAIACVTGPGGEIGRAICTDTRIRKISFTGSYEVGTKICEMAGMKRVTMELGSNSPVVIMDDADLEKAATAITMAGYANAGQVCISAQRILTSSKVKTDFVDLLKSKVDVLQTGNQLEEGTKIGPMVRESDASRVEQWVNEAVSQGARLITGGQRQGAIYAPTILDDTTPEMQVVKDEIFGPAVALSYFDDIDEAVRLANDTTYGLSAGIFTQDIDRAMKFARQVESGNIHINWSSQWRADAMPYGGLKHSGTGKEGPKYAIHEMSEEKMVVMHLAD from the coding sequence ATGAAAATGTTTTGCGCTGGCCAGTGGCAGGATACCAAACAGTCAATCAATGTGACGAACCCCTTTGACCAGTCGGTCATCGATACAGTTCCCCAGGGAAGCGGCGAGGACATCCAGAACGCCGTAGGTGTGCTGGAGCGGGGGGCACAGATCATGAAATCCATGACGGCCTATGATCGCAGCGTGATCTTACAAAAAGCAGCGGAACTGATGCTGGAACGTCAGGACGATCTGGCCCGCACCATCAGCCTGGAAGTCGGAAAGATCCTGGGTGAAGGCCAGGTCGAAGCCAGCCGCAGTGCTGATGTGATTCGGCTCTCCGGAGAAGAAGCCCGGCGCATGACAGGCGAAATGATTCCACTGGAAGGCAACGCGGGCGGAAAAAACAAACTCGGATTCACCCTGCGAGTTCCCTGCGGCATCGTGGCTGCGATTACTCCGTTCAACTTCCCACTGAACCTGGTCTGCCACAAAGTCGGCCCTGCCATCGCCGCCGGGAATGCGATCCTGATCAAACCCGCCAGCGACACACCACTCTCTGCACTGAAGCTGACGGAGATCCTGCTCGAAGCCGGTCTGCCTCCCGAAGCTATCGCCTGCGTCACCGGCCCGGGGGGAGAAATCGGCCGCGCCATCTGTACCGACACCCGCATTCGCAAAATCAGTTTCACGGGTTCCTATGAGGTCGGAACCAAAATCTGTGAAATGGCCGGTATGAAACGTGTGACAATGGAACTGGGCAGCAACAGTCCCGTGGTTATCATGGACGATGCCGATCTGGAAAAAGCTGCCACCGCGATTACGATGGCCGGCTATGCCAATGCAGGCCAGGTCTGTATCTCGGCACAGCGGATTCTGACTTCTTCCAAAGTCAAAACAGATTTCGTCGATCTACTGAAATCCAAAGTTGATGTGCTGCAGACGGGCAACCAACTGGAAGAAGGCACCAAAATCGGCCCCATGGTCCGGGAATCGGATGCCAGCCGGGTTGAGCAGTGGGTTAACGAAGCCGTCAGCCAGGGAGCACGCCTGATTACCGGGGGCCAGCGACAGGGAGCCATTTATGCCCCCACCATTCTGGACGACACTACGCCGGAAATGCAGGTCGTTAAAGACGAAATCTTTGGTCCCGCTGTCGCTCTGTCATACTTCGATGACATCGATGAAGCCGTCCGGCTGGCCAATGACACCACCTACGGACTGTCGGCCGGTATCTTTACGCAGGATATTGATCGGGCCATGAAGTTCGCCCGGCAGGTAGAAAGCGGTAACATTCACATCAACTGGTCCAGCCAGTGGCGGGCCGATGCGATGCCTTACGGTGGCCTGAAACACAGCGGCACCGGTAAAGAAGGCCCCAAGTACGCCATTCATGAAATGAGCGAAGAAAAGATGGTGGTAATGCATCTTGCGGACTGA
- the groL gene encoding chaperonin GroEL (60 kDa chaperone family; promotes refolding of misfolded polypeptides especially under stressful conditions; forms two stacked rings of heptamers to form a barrel-shaped 14mer; ends can be capped by GroES; misfolded proteins enter the barrel where they are refolded when GroES binds), whose translation MAKMIAFDQEAQEAMRRGISKLARAVRVTLGPKGRNVILEKSFGSPTVTKDGVSVAREIELPDKFEDMGARMVREVASKTSDIAGDGTTTATIMAEAIYNEGLKSVVAGVSPIAMKRGMDKAVEDIVDKLHKMSIECKNKKAISQVGKVASNGDEEIGKILADAMEQVGKDGVITVEEGQSLQTSFEVVEGMQFDRGYLSPYFVTDPQSMSCELEDCYVLVHEKKISNIKDLVPVLEKVVNAGKPLLIIAEDIEGEALSTLVINKLRGTFRCSAVKAPGYGDRRKAMLQDIAIMVGGQAIFEDLGIQLENLQLSDLGVAKKVTVDKDNTTIIEGGGKPGEIKARIDQIRRELENSTSDYDKEKLEERIAKLSGGVAQINVGAATESEMKEKKARVEDALHAVRAAVAEGILPGGGVALLRSSAACKPTGLSEEEKVGYEIILRACRAPLTSIANNAGDDGSVVCEKVSELEGNMGYNAATSKYEDLVKTGIIDPTRVTRSALQNSASVSTLLLTSDALIAEKGKDDHGDDDLH comes from the coding sequence ATGGCAAAGATGATTGCCTTCGATCAGGAAGCTCAGGAAGCGATGCGACGCGGCATCAGCAAGCTGGCAAGAGCTGTTCGCGTGACTCTGGGGCCGAAAGGTCGTAACGTCATTCTCGAGAAAAGCTTTGGTTCTCCGACTGTAACCAAAGACGGTGTATCTGTTGCCCGTGAAATCGAACTGCCTGACAAGTTCGAAGACATGGGTGCCCGCATGGTGCGTGAAGTTGCCAGCAAAACATCTGACATCGCTGGTGACGGAACCACAACTGCAACCATCATGGCTGAAGCGATCTACAACGAAGGCCTGAAGTCTGTTGTTGCCGGCGTCAGCCCGATTGCCATGAAGCGTGGCATGGACAAAGCTGTCGAAGACATCGTGGATAAACTTCACAAGATGTCCATCGAGTGCAAAAACAAAAAAGCCATCTCTCAGGTTGGTAAAGTTGCTTCTAACGGCGATGAAGAAATCGGCAAGATCCTGGCTGACGCTATGGAGCAGGTCGGTAAAGATGGCGTGATCACCGTTGAGGAAGGACAGAGCCTGCAGACCAGCTTCGAAGTTGTCGAAGGGATGCAGTTCGATCGTGGTTACCTCTCACCTTACTTCGTGACCGATCCTCAGAGCATGTCTTGCGAACTGGAAGACTGCTACGTGCTGGTACACGAAAAGAAGATTTCGAACATCAAGGACCTGGTTCCTGTTCTGGAAAAAGTGGTTAACGCCGGCAAGCCGCTGCTGATCATCGCTGAAGACATCGAAGGCGAAGCCCTCTCGACTCTCGTGATCAACAAGCTGCGTGGTACCTTCCGCTGCAGTGCAGTCAAAGCTCCCGGTTACGGTGACCGTCGTAAAGCCATGCTGCAGGATATCGCCATCATGGTTGGTGGTCAGGCCATCTTCGAAGACCTCGGAATTCAGCTGGAAAACCTGCAGCTGTCTGACCTGGGCGTCGCTAAGAAGGTGACCGTCGACAAAGACAATACCACCATCATCGAAGGTGGCGGAAAGCCAGGCGAAATCAAAGCCCGTATCGACCAGATTCGTCGCGAACTGGAAAACTCCACCAGCGACTACGACAAAGAAAAACTGGAAGAACGGATCGCCAAATTGTCCGGTGGTGTTGCCCAGATCAACGTGGGTGCCGCTACAGAAAGCGAAATGAAAGAAAAGAAAGCACGCGTCGAAGACGCTCTGCACGCCGTTCGGGCTGCTGTTGCTGAAGGGATCCTTCCCGGTGGTGGCGTCGCCCTGCTGCGAAGCTCTGCTGCCTGCAAACCAACCGGTCTGTCTGAAGAAGAAAAAGTGGGTTACGAAATCATTCTGCGTGCCTGCCGTGCACCACTGACTTCGATCGCCAACAATGCCGGCGACGATGGCAGCGTGGTTTGCGAAAAGGTTTCGGAGCTGGAAGGCAACATGGGCTACAATGCCGCGACTTCCAAGTACGAAGATCTGGTCAAAACCGGGATCATTGACCCGACCCGCGTGACCCGATCCGCTCTGCAGAATTCCGCCAGTGTTTCAACCCTGCTGCTGACCAGCGATGCTCTGATCGCTGAAAAAGGCAAGGATGACCATGGCGACGACGACCTGCACTAA
- a CDS encoding sulfatase-like hydrolase/transferase encodes MSFRCRVSFALLLMACFSPLFGSSLNAATKEKTNILFLFTDDQRADTIHALGNPLIKTPHLDQLVRSGFVFNNAYCLGSNSGAVCVCSRNMLLSGRTYFRWTGRYASADKPNFPDSMKDAGYYTYHHGKQGNTAALIHKKFDTTKYVNDQQARLLGQPGQEIVNDAIQFLKTRKEDQPFFMYLAFACPHDPRVADQEYMDLYQRESIPLPANYLPLHPFNNGEQVVRDELLAGFPRTKSEIRKHLHDYYADITGLDGHIGRLLTALKESGEYDNTIIIFSSDHGLAVGSHGLMGKQSLYEHSMKSPLIFSGPGIPQGQSDALVYLYDIFPTVCEMVGTQVPQGLDSQSMWPVITGEQKQTRETLCTAYKDVQRSARDGRWKLITYPQINKTQLFDLQDDPAETRNLFGNPDYQQQADHLLTALKTWQKEVGDTDALSSTHPQDPTFKAPTAEELKELQQRWQPKKKKKHAVNTGDK; translated from the coding sequence ATGAGTTTTCGCTGTCGAGTTTCTTTCGCTTTACTGTTGATGGCCTGTTTTTCTCCCCTGTTCGGCAGCAGTCTTAATGCAGCCACGAAAGAAAAAACCAATATTCTGTTCCTGTTCACGGACGATCAACGGGCGGACACGATACATGCACTGGGCAACCCTCTGATCAAGACTCCCCATCTCGACCAACTGGTGCGCAGCGGGTTTGTCTTTAACAACGCCTACTGTCTGGGCAGCAACTCAGGGGCGGTTTGTGTCTGCAGTCGGAATATGCTGCTCAGTGGTCGTACTTACTTTCGCTGGACCGGCCGCTACGCCTCGGCTGACAAACCGAATTTCCCTGATTCCATGAAAGACGCCGGGTATTACACCTACCATCACGGCAAACAGGGCAATACTGCGGCATTGATTCACAAAAAATTCGATACGACGAAATATGTGAATGATCAACAGGCCCGTCTGCTGGGACAGCCCGGTCAGGAGATCGTGAACGATGCGATCCAGTTTCTGAAGACACGGAAAGAAGATCAGCCGTTCTTCATGTACCTGGCATTCGCCTGTCCGCATGATCCGCGAGTGGCAGACCAGGAATACATGGACCTCTATCAGCGCGAATCTATCCCTCTGCCGGCAAACTACCTCCCCCTGCATCCCTTCAATAATGGAGAGCAGGTCGTCCGGGATGAACTGCTGGCTGGCTTTCCTCGCACTAAATCAGAAATCCGAAAACACCTCCACGATTACTACGCAGACATTACTGGTCTGGATGGACACATCGGACGACTGTTGACTGCACTCAAAGAGAGCGGGGAGTATGACAACACCATCATTATCTTCTCGTCCGATCATGGTCTGGCGGTAGGCAGTCACGGCCTGATGGGGAAACAGAGTCTGTACGAACACAGTATGAAATCTCCCCTGATTTTCAGTGGTCCCGGCATCCCGCAGGGGCAGAGCGACGCGCTGGTCTACTTGTATGACATTTTTCCGACGGTCTGTGAAATGGTCGGGACCCAGGTACCGCAGGGACTGGATTCCCAAAGTATGTGGCCTGTGATCACAGGTGAGCAGAAGCAGACTCGAGAAACGTTATGCACCGCTTACAAAGACGTGCAGCGCTCGGCCCGCGACGGTCGCTGGAAGCTGATTACCTATCCGCAGATTAACAAAACACAGCTCTTCGATTTGCAGGACGATCCGGCAGAAACCCGTAACTTGTTCGGCAATCCCGATTACCAGCAGCAGGCAGACCATCTGCTGACGGCTTTGAAAACCTGGCAGAAAGAGGTGGGAGATACCGACGCACTTTCTTCCACCCATCCACAGGATCCGACTTTCAAGGCACCGACAGCCGAGGAGCTCAAGGAACTACAGCAGCGCTGGCAGCCCAAAAAGAAGAAAAAGCATGCAGTCAACACGGGAGATAAGTAA
- the rlmN gene encoding 23S rRNA (adenine(2503)-C(2))-methyltransferase RlmN yields the protein MLSSENVPSTASPVEAGRLPLITDLTREQLAQWCIDHGSSSYRADQIRRWIFTKRVNDFDEMHDISKKFRELLKENFRLFSTTIVKQQTAKDRTEKLLLELEDGHHVECVLMREPKRNTVCISTQVGCAMGCVFCASGLLGLTRNLSMGEILEQILRLDRVIDEDERISNIVVMGIGEPLANLSALIPALDTLNHKGGMGIGARKITVSTVGLPVKIRELADVNKSYILAVSLHAPNDVLRDQIVPTNNKIGIQKILDATDYYYVTTGRRVTFEYILLSGVNDSPAHARELAGLLKHRNAHVNLIPANGVEETGYQNPTTADVDRFFMTLAKGGVNVTVRKRKGDDIDAACGQLRLNREKEKEMVQIQ from the coding sequence ATGCTTTCTTCCGAAAATGTTCCGTCCACCGCTTCTCCTGTTGAAGCAGGTCGACTCCCCCTGATTACTGATCTCACCCGGGAACAACTTGCCCAGTGGTGCATCGATCACGGTTCGTCTTCTTATCGTGCAGACCAGATTCGTCGCTGGATCTTTACCAAACGCGTCAACGATTTTGACGAAATGCACGACATCTCCAAAAAGTTTCGCGAACTGCTGAAAGAGAACTTCCGGCTGTTTTCGACTACGATCGTCAAACAGCAGACCGCAAAGGACCGCACGGAAAAGCTACTCCTGGAACTGGAAGACGGACACCACGTCGAATGCGTGCTGATGCGGGAGCCCAAGCGGAATACCGTCTGTATCAGTACACAGGTCGGCTGTGCTATGGGTTGCGTCTTCTGCGCCAGCGGACTGCTGGGACTGACTCGCAATCTGTCAATGGGCGAAATTCTGGAACAGATTCTCCGTCTGGACCGCGTGATCGATGAAGACGAACGCATCTCCAACATTGTGGTCATGGGAATCGGCGAGCCGCTGGCCAATCTCTCGGCACTGATTCCTGCCCTGGATACATTAAATCACAAGGGAGGCATGGGGATTGGCGCCCGTAAGATTACGGTCTCTACAGTTGGTCTTCCTGTAAAAATCCGGGAACTGGCGGATGTCAACAAATCATACATCCTCGCCGTTTCCCTGCACGCCCCCAACGATGTCCTCCGCGATCAGATCGTTCCCACGAACAATAAAATCGGGATTCAGAAAATCCTGGATGCCACCGATTACTATTACGTCACCACCGGCAGACGAGTGACCTTTGAGTACATCCTGCTGTCCGGCGTCAATGACAGTCCGGCTCATGCCCGAGAGCTGGCAGGCCTGCTCAAACACCGCAATGCACACGTGAATCTGATTCCAGCCAACGGTGTGGAAGAGACCGGCTACCAGAACCCCACCACGGCCGATGTAGATCGCTTCTTTATGACGCTGGCGAAGGGGGGCGTGAATGTCACTGTCCGCAAGCGTAAAGGGGACGACATCGATGCCGCCTGCGGCCAGTTGCGTCTGAACCGGGAAAAAGAAAAGGAAATGGTTCAGATTCAATAG